A region of Subtercola boreus DNA encodes the following proteins:
- a CDS encoding DNA polymerase III subunit delta' yields MSVWDELTGQSEAIAVFRDAAGDVGGAMTHSWLITGPPGSGRSNLAYAFASALLCRDGGCGHCRDCRQVAARTHPDLAVLSTDRVIISIEEVRTLVASSQFSPSVSRYRVMVIEDADRMVERTSNVLLKALEEPPERTVWILCAPSEADLLPTIRSRVRSVRLRVPSTDDVAALLERRDGVTPETAVRAAREAQSHIGMAHRLATNAEARARRDETLSVALGIQSVPQAVMAAARLMELAKDDALAITAERDTEERESTLRSLGVEPGQAVPAGLRSQVKQLEDDQKRRATRSLRDGIDRILVDLLSLYRDVLLQQLDARLEPINAAIQSQIDALAGRTEPADTLAVMDSIADARRRIAQNVAPALALEAMLITVALPGTAPRKALP; encoded by the coding sequence ATGAGCGTGTGGGACGAACTGACCGGCCAGTCGGAGGCCATCGCGGTGTTCCGCGACGCCGCAGGCGACGTCGGTGGCGCGATGACCCACTCCTGGCTGATCACCGGCCCGCCGGGTTCCGGTCGATCGAACCTCGCCTACGCCTTCGCCTCCGCGCTGCTCTGCCGGGATGGGGGTTGCGGCCACTGCCGCGACTGCCGACAGGTGGCGGCCCGCACCCACCCTGATCTCGCCGTGCTGAGCACCGACCGCGTGATCATCTCCATCGAGGAGGTGCGCACGCTCGTCGCGAGCTCGCAGTTCTCCCCGTCGGTCTCGCGCTACCGGGTGATGGTCATCGAAGACGCCGACCGGATGGTCGAACGTACGTCGAACGTGCTGTTGAAGGCTCTCGAGGAACCGCCGGAGCGCACAGTGTGGATCCTCTGCGCACCGAGCGAGGCCGACCTGCTCCCCACCATCCGGTCGCGGGTGCGATCGGTGCGTCTCCGGGTTCCGAGCACCGACGATGTGGCGGCTCTGCTCGAACGGCGCGACGGCGTCACGCCGGAGACGGCAGTACGGGCGGCCCGCGAAGCCCAGAGCCACATCGGCATGGCGCACCGGTTGGCCACGAACGCCGAGGCGCGCGCGCGGCGGGATGAGACGCTGTCGGTGGCCCTCGGCATCCAGAGCGTGCCGCAGGCGGTCATGGCGGCGGCGCGCCTGATGGAACTCGCGAAAGACGACGCGCTCGCGATCACCGCCGAGCGGGATACCGAGGAGCGCGAGAGCACCCTCCGCTCGCTCGGGGTCGAGCCGGGCCAGGCCGTTCCCGCAGGGCTCCGTTCGCAGGTGAAACAGCTCGAAGACGACCAGAAGCGACGTGCGACACGGAGTCTCCGGGACGGCATCGACCGCATCCTGGTCGATCTGCTCTCGCTCTACCGTGACGTTCTGCTGCAGCAGCTCGACGCCCGCCTCGAACCGATCAACGCCGCCATCCAGTCGCAGATCGACGCGCTCGCGGGCCGCACCGAGCCCGCCGACACGCTCGCGGTGATGGACTCCATCGCCGACGCCCGACGGCGCATCGCCCAGAACGTCGCCCCCGCCCTCGCCCTCGAGGCCATGCTCATCACCGTGGCCCTGCCGGGAACCGCACCTCGAAAGGCCCTCCCGTGA
- the topA gene encoding type I DNA topoisomerase, giving the protein MSGPRKLVIVESPTKVKSIAQYLGEGYEVQASVGHIRDLVEPKNLPPELKKGSLGKFSVDVENGFAPYYVVSPEKKKTVAELKKALANADELYLATDEDREGEAIAWHLLEVLKPKVPVRRMVFHEITKEAIEHARDNTRDIDEALVDAQETRRILDRLYGYEVSPVLWRKVGPGLSAGRVQSAATRLVVERERERLAFTAASYWDLNATLADAASGADAQSFAARLVRVNGDRIATGRDFDESGQLKSKASMLTEPQAHALAAALKDPSVGIQVANVESKPYTRRPAAPFTTSTLQQEAARKLRFSARQTMSVAQSLYENGYITYMRTDSPSLSQQALNAARTQATSLYGAETVPDKPRLYSGKGKNAQEAHEAIRPAGETFRTPSQVASVLRGNDFKLYELIWKRTVASQMADAKGSTASVTITAGPTPVEGLTASTIAEFSASGTVITFRGFMLAYEESVDEERNASNEPTESKLPPLTTGQSLRAVDVEAAGHETSPPPRYTEASLVKTLDELGIGRPSTYASIISTIIDRGYVTPRGQALVPNWIAFSVIRLLEEFFSELVNYEFTAELENDLDKIAGGEEDRVDWLNGFYFGNDDHRGLRDVIDNLGDIDAKAINSIPLSDTITLRIGKYGPYLEVAEDDEVDLATGEVKTPRRVNIPPELAPDELTLAKAEELINAPVVVDRIIGVNPENGKNVVAKDGRFGPYVTELDPELTAEQEAEAAAALLAAAALLVEPPATATTAKAGAAAKKTVAKKPAAKKAPAKAAAVKPRTASLFKSMDLAAIDIETALRLLSLPRAVGDDPETSEPITAQNGKFGPYLKKGTDTRSLENEDLIFEIDLPGALELFAQPKYGARRASSALKDFEEPDPESGKAIKIKDGRFGAYVTDGVTNATIPKAESIEEIDFDRAVQLLADKRAKGPAKPRTTTKRAAATTTRKAPARKAAPKK; this is encoded by the coding sequence GTGTCAGGCCCGAGAAAGCTCGTCATCGTCGAGTCACCGACCAAAGTGAAGTCCATCGCCCAGTACCTCGGCGAGGGCTACGAGGTGCAGGCGTCTGTCGGTCACATCCGCGACCTCGTCGAGCCCAAGAACCTGCCGCCGGAGCTGAAGAAGGGCTCGCTCGGCAAGTTCTCGGTCGACGTCGAGAACGGCTTCGCTCCCTACTATGTGGTGTCTCCCGAGAAGAAGAAGACGGTCGCCGAGCTGAAGAAGGCGTTGGCCAACGCCGACGAGCTCTACCTCGCAACTGATGAGGACCGCGAGGGCGAGGCCATTGCCTGGCATCTGCTCGAGGTCCTGAAGCCGAAGGTGCCCGTGCGGCGCATGGTGTTCCACGAGATCACCAAAGAGGCGATCGAGCACGCCCGGGACAACACCCGCGACATCGACGAGGCTCTCGTCGACGCCCAGGAGACCCGCCGCATCCTCGACCGCCTGTATGGCTACGAGGTCTCGCCGGTGCTCTGGCGGAAGGTCGGTCCCGGGCTCTCGGCCGGTCGAGTGCAGTCCGCAGCCACCCGTCTCGTCGTCGAACGTGAGCGCGAGCGGCTCGCGTTCACCGCCGCGAGCTACTGGGACCTGAACGCCACCCTCGCCGACGCGGCATCCGGAGCCGACGCCCAGTCGTTCGCGGCCCGGCTCGTGCGGGTCAACGGCGACCGCATCGCGACCGGCCGCGACTTCGACGAGTCCGGCCAGCTGAAGAGCAAAGCCAGCATGCTCACCGAGCCGCAGGCACACGCCCTCGCGGCGGCGCTCAAAGACCCGAGTGTCGGCATCCAGGTCGCCAACGTCGAGTCGAAGCCCTACACGCGGCGCCCCGCAGCACCCTTCACCACGTCGACCCTGCAGCAGGAGGCCGCGCGAAAGCTCCGGTTCTCCGCCCGGCAGACCATGAGCGTCGCGCAGTCGCTCTACGAGAACGGCTACATCACCTACATGCGAACCGACTCGCCGTCGCTCTCGCAGCAGGCGTTGAACGCCGCCCGCACGCAGGCCACCTCGCTGTACGGCGCCGAGACGGTTCCCGACAAGCCGCGGCTGTACTCCGGCAAGGGCAAGAACGCCCAGGAGGCCCACGAGGCCATCCGCCCCGCCGGCGAGACGTTCCGCACACCGTCGCAGGTCGCTTCGGTACTCCGCGGCAACGACTTCAAGCTGTACGAACTCATCTGGAAGCGCACCGTCGCCTCGCAGATGGCAGACGCCAAGGGTTCGACCGCTTCCGTCACCATCACCGCTGGCCCCACCCCGGTGGAGGGCCTCACGGCGTCCACGATCGCCGAGTTCTCCGCGAGCGGTACCGTCATCACCTTCCGCGGCTTCATGCTCGCCTACGAGGAGAGCGTCGACGAGGAGCGCAACGCCTCCAACGAGCCGACCGAGTCGAAGCTGCCCCCGCTCACCACGGGCCAGAGTCTCCGTGCCGTCGACGTCGAGGCGGCAGGCCACGAGACGAGCCCGCCGCCCCGCTACACGGAGGCGAGCCTCGTCAAGACGCTCGACGAGCTCGGAATCGGCCGTCCGTCGACGTACGCGTCGATCATCTCGACGATCATCGACCGCGGGTACGTGACACCGCGGGGCCAGGCGCTCGTTCCCAACTGGATCGCCTTCTCGGTCATCCGCCTCCTCGAAGAGTTCTTCTCCGAACTGGTGAACTACGAGTTCACGGCAGAACTCGAGAACGACCTCGACAAGATCGCCGGCGGCGAGGAGGACCGCGTCGACTGGCTGAACGGTTTCTACTTCGGCAACGACGACCACCGGGGGCTCCGCGATGTGATCGACAACCTCGGTGACATCGACGCGAAGGCGATCAACTCGATCCCGCTCTCCGACACGATCACCCTGCGCATCGGCAAGTACGGTCCCTACCTCGAAGTGGCCGAAGACGACGAGGTCGATCTCGCGACCGGCGAGGTCAAGACGCCCCGCCGGGTCAACATCCCGCCGGAGCTGGCACCCGACGAACTCACGCTCGCCAAAGCTGAGGAGCTCATCAACGCGCCGGTTGTGGTCGACCGCATCATCGGCGTGAACCCCGAGAACGGCAAGAACGTCGTCGCGAAGGACGGTCGGTTCGGCCCCTACGTGACCGAGCTCGACCCCGAGCTGACTGCCGAGCAGGAGGCCGAGGCGGCCGCCGCGCTGCTCGCCGCGGCCGCGCTCCTTGTGGAGCCCCCGGCCACGGCAACCACCGCGAAGGCGGGCGCAGCCGCAAAGAAGACCGTCGCCAAGAAGCCTGCGGCGAAGAAGGCCCCGGCGAAGGCCGCCGCGGTGAAGCCGCGGACGGCCTCACTCTTCAAGTCGATGGATCTGGCGGCGATCGACATCGAGACCGCTCTCCGCCTGCTCAGCCTGCCGCGCGCGGTGGGCGACGACCCCGAGACGTCCGAGCCGATCACGGCGCAGAACGGCAAGTTCGGTCCGTACCTGAAGAAGGGAACCGACACCCGCTCGCTCGAGAACGAAGACCTGATCTTCGAGATCGACCTCCCGGGTGCGCTCGAGCTCTTCGCCCAGCCCAAATACGGGGCCAGGCGGGCATCCAGCGCCCTGAAGGACTTCGAGGAACCCGATCCCGAGAGCGGCAAGGCGATCAAGATCAAGGACGGCCGGTTCGGCGCCTATGTGACCGACGGAGTCACGAACGCCACGATCCCGAAGGCCGAATCGATAGAGGAGATCGACTTCGACCGGGCCGTGCAGTTGCTCGCCGACAAGCGTGCGAAGGGCCCGGCTAAGCCGCGCACCACCACCAAGCGTGCGGCAGCGACCACGACGCGCAAGGCCCCCGCCCGGAAGGCTGCTCCCAAAAAGTGA
- a CDS encoding TadA family conjugal transfer-associated ATPase produces MTVTTARYIASRRMRRGSSPGGAVPRDAVPSVGIEAPATVRVSDGLGPLERFVREPEVTDVFVNGPGDLWIDRGSGLVREPGWSCPDEAHLRELAVRLVALGGRHIDEATPCVDVRLHDGLRLHAVLPPVSPRGTLISLRIPRAGFMHLDDLEERGFFGPVAGGGSTNRAIVDAAVCERSNVLVTGAGGSGKTTFLSALLASAPAGERIVAIEDVAELRVDHPHFVALEARQPNLEGAGGVSLDRLLREALRMRPDRLVLGECRGSEIRELLSALNTGHDGGAGTLHANSLADVPARLEALGALAGLTPEAMARQAVSAIDLVLHLERRDGSRRLAEVGVLALDDRGRLLVEAHPGRRQPEPRVDRGSAGGRHA; encoded by the coding sequence TCGAGGCCCCGGCCACCGTCCGGGTGAGCGACGGACTCGGCCCACTCGAGCGGTTCGTGCGGGAACCGGAGGTGACGGATGTGTTCGTCAACGGCCCGGGCGACCTGTGGATCGATCGCGGCAGCGGCCTCGTCCGGGAGCCCGGCTGGTCGTGCCCAGACGAAGCGCACCTGCGCGAGCTCGCGGTGCGGCTCGTCGCGCTCGGCGGTCGCCACATCGATGAGGCGACACCGTGCGTGGATGTGCGCCTGCACGACGGTCTGAGACTGCATGCGGTGTTGCCGCCGGTGTCACCGCGGGGCACGCTGATCTCGCTCCGCATCCCGCGCGCCGGCTTCATGCACCTCGACGATCTCGAAGAGCGGGGTTTCTTCGGCCCGGTCGCGGGTGGCGGATCCACGAATCGGGCGATCGTCGACGCCGCAGTCTGTGAACGTTCGAATGTTCTGGTGACCGGTGCCGGCGGCTCCGGCAAGACGACATTTCTCTCGGCGCTCCTCGCCTCGGCCCCCGCGGGGGAACGGATCGTGGCCATCGAGGACGTCGCCGAACTCCGGGTCGACCATCCGCATTTCGTGGCTCTGGAAGCCCGCCAGCCGAACCTCGAAGGTGCTGGCGGTGTCAGCCTCGACCGACTCCTCCGGGAGGCCCTCCGTATGCGACCGGACAGGCTGGTGCTTGGCGAGTGCCGGGGAAGCGAGATCCGCGAACTGCTCTCGGCGCTGAACACCGGCCACGACGGCGGGGCCGGCACGCTGCACGCGAACTCCCTGGCCGACGTGCCGGCCCGGCTCGAAGCGCTGGGTGCCCTGGCAGGCCTCACCCCCGAGGCGATGGCGCGCCAGGCTGTCAGCGCGATCGACCTGGTGCTGCACCTCGAACGCCGTGACGGTTCGCGGCGCCTCGCCGAGGTGGGAGTGTTGGCGCTCGACGACCGGGGCCGCCTGCTGGTCGAGGCGCACCCGGGTCGGCGTCAGCCGGAGCCCCGCGTCGATCGTGGGAGTGCAGGTGGCCGGCATGCCTGA
- a CDS encoding TadE family type IV pilus minor pilin — protein MRWILDDRGTVTAEFAVALPVVLLVLLLSVAALQGAALQVRVVDAAAVAARTLARGDADADADDRVTRLVGEHSLASGTDGDFVCATVTAPIRFGQFAAAGLEARARSCALAGGQ, from the coding sequence ATGCGCTGGATTCTGGATGACCGGGGAACCGTCACCGCGGAATTCGCCGTGGCGCTGCCCGTGGTGCTCCTCGTGCTGCTGCTCTCGGTGGCGGCGCTACAGGGGGCCGCGCTCCAGGTGCGTGTCGTCGATGCGGCGGCCGTGGCCGCCCGGACGCTTGCGCGGGGTGATGCGGATGCTGACGCCGATGACCGGGTGACGCGGCTTGTGGGAGAACACTCTCTCGCCAGCGGCACCGACGGCGACTTCGTCTGCGCCACGGTGACGGCGCCCATCCGCTTCGGCCAGTTCGCCGCAGCCGGCCTCGAGGCCCGGGCCCGGTCCTGCGCGCTGGCGGGTGGGCAGTGA
- a CDS encoding DUF4244 domain-containing protein: protein MQPPASSTTPTPRPPASSRSRRLLGLLGPLLEDRGSATAEYAIATMAAVGFAGLLVVILRGDEVRSALAEIIHRALTAGV from the coding sequence ATGCAGCCACCCGCATCATCCACCACGCCGACGCCTCGGCCTCCAGCGTCCTCCCGCTCCCGGAGGCTCCTCGGCCTGCTCGGCCCGCTGCTCGAAGACCGGGGATCGGCGACCGCCGAGTACGCGATCGCCACAATGGCCGCGGTGGGTTTCGCCGGCCTGCTGGTCGTGATCCTGCGCGGTGATGAGGTGCGGTCGGCGCTCGCCGAGATCATCCACCGGGCACTCACGGCGGGAGTCTGA
- the tmk gene encoding dTMP kinase: MTEPARRGLFVTIEGGDGAGKSTQAALLEEWLIEAGRTVVRTREPGGTDFGLEVREIVLHSRGHITARAEALLYAADRAQHIATKVRPALERGEVVIQDRYIDSSVAYQGAGRVLDGSEIRRLSEWATEDLRPDLTILIDLDEDLARQRLNNAEKRFDRLEAEKNDFHRRVRESFLSIASSEPDRFVVVDGALPAGEISTLIRARLAPLLFSPAG, translated from the coding sequence GTGACCGAACCCGCACGCCGCGGCCTCTTCGTCACCATCGAGGGCGGCGACGGGGCGGGCAAATCGACGCAGGCCGCGCTGCTCGAGGAATGGCTGATCGAAGCGGGACGGACCGTGGTGCGCACCCGTGAGCCCGGCGGCACCGATTTCGGACTCGAGGTGCGGGAGATCGTGCTGCACAGCCGCGGGCACATCACCGCCCGCGCCGAGGCGCTGCTCTACGCGGCCGACCGCGCGCAGCACATCGCCACGAAGGTGCGGCCGGCTCTCGAGCGGGGAGAGGTGGTCATCCAGGACCGGTACATCGACTCCTCCGTCGCCTACCAGGGTGCCGGCCGGGTGCTCGACGGCTCGGAGATCAGACGGCTCTCCGAGTGGGCGACCGAGGATCTTCGGCCCGACCTCACGATCCTGATCGATCTCGACGAAGACCTGGCCAGGCAGCGCCTGAACAACGCCGAAAAGCGTTTTGACAGGCTCGAGGCCGAGAAGAACGACTTCCATCGACGTGTTCGAGAGTCTTTCCTGTCGATCGCCAGCAGTGAACCCGATCGGTTCGTGGTCGTCGACGGCGCACTGCCCGCGGGAGAGATCTCCACTCTCATCAGGGCACGACTCGCACCGCTTCTCTTCAGCCCCGCCGGGTAG